One Streptomyces hundungensis DNA segment encodes these proteins:
- a CDS encoding endo-beta-N-acetylglucosaminidase, which produces MHHHPTRRAVVLAGAAAALAPALPARAATSVAPKAVQSYASYWYPDSLPPGTPGEGITWRSLKSWRAATDTDLAFNAASVPLAPRFTPIPANPTARAGQARIQSLVSFGPTAANPSQGSATADYYALTHWAYIDELVFWGGSSGEGLILAPNAPIVDAAHRHGVPVLGNVFLPPVAYGGQLQWTRDLVQKDAAGRYPLAARLVAVAAAYGFDGWFVNAETDGGTTALATDMLGFLTELKRLGAAEGQRVTWYDAMTTNGSVSWQGALNDRNQAFFKAADTMFLDFRWSPATLASSAAKAEQLGRERREVWAGVDVESRGYDTPVDWDAIVPTNKPHTVSYGFYRPEWTRNHLPATRTPGDFHAADDRFWTGPTLDPSRPDPAASWRAPATAVADRSTVSGLPFASTFNTGHGLRWYDGGRVTSPAQWNHLGLQDRLPSRRWITRTEGQHPTVTLDFADAWRGGSSVLVAGTPGAPVTLDLYATRLPLSRRTVVELTHRAAAAVTVELAVATAEPAAPGQPQPYRYLPAGTLKAGAWTTTRLSLAALSGTVRAIGVRLTAPGPLDYRLGALAVHDEPQVPARPRGLKVAAGTDGLRFTWRGAPGPVRHYELHRVLPDGTRRFLGGTCQNAYYVPGAVAEPGEKSARFEVRAVGELYTVSGPAPAVHPW; this is translated from the coding sequence GTGCACCACCACCCCACCAGACGCGCCGTGGTCCTCGCCGGCGCCGCGGCCGCACTCGCCCCGGCACTGCCCGCCCGGGCCGCAACTTCCGTCGCGCCCAAGGCAGTTCAGTCGTACGCCTCCTACTGGTACCCGGACTCGCTGCCCCCGGGCACCCCCGGTGAAGGCATCACCTGGCGCTCGCTGAAGTCCTGGCGCGCGGCCACCGACACCGACCTCGCCTTCAACGCCGCGTCCGTGCCGCTCGCCCCCCGCTTCACCCCCATCCCCGCGAACCCGACCGCCCGCGCCGGCCAGGCCCGTATCCAGTCCCTCGTCTCCTTCGGCCCCACCGCCGCCAACCCCTCCCAGGGATCCGCCACCGCCGACTACTACGCCCTCACGCACTGGGCGTACATCGACGAGCTGGTCTTCTGGGGCGGCTCCTCGGGCGAGGGTCTGATCCTCGCGCCCAACGCGCCGATCGTGGACGCCGCCCACCGGCACGGCGTGCCCGTCCTCGGCAATGTGTTCCTGCCCCCGGTCGCCTACGGCGGGCAGCTCCAGTGGACCCGCGACCTCGTCCAGAAGGACGCGGCCGGCCGCTACCCGCTGGCCGCCAGACTGGTCGCGGTCGCCGCCGCGTACGGCTTCGACGGCTGGTTCGTCAACGCCGAGACCGACGGCGGCACCACCGCCCTCGCCACCGACATGCTCGGCTTCCTGACCGAGCTCAAGAGGCTCGGCGCGGCCGAGGGGCAGCGCGTCACCTGGTACGACGCGATGACCACCAACGGCTCGGTGAGCTGGCAGGGCGCGCTCAACGACCGGAACCAGGCCTTCTTCAAGGCCGCCGACACCATGTTCCTCGACTTCCGCTGGTCGCCCGCGACCCTGGCGTCATCCGCCGCCAAGGCCGAACAACTGGGGCGTGAAAGACGTGAGGTGTGGGCCGGCGTGGACGTCGAGTCCCGCGGCTACGACACCCCCGTGGACTGGGACGCCATCGTGCCCACGAACAAACCGCACACCGTCTCGTACGGCTTCTACCGGCCCGAGTGGACCCGCAACCACCTGCCCGCGACCCGCACGCCCGGCGACTTCCACGCGGCCGACGACCGCTTCTGGACCGGCCCCACCCTCGACCCCTCGCGCCCCGACCCCGCCGCGAGCTGGCGGGCCCCCGCCACGGCCGTCGCCGACCGGTCGACGGTGAGCGGACTGCCCTTCGCCAGCACCTTCAACACCGGGCACGGACTGCGCTGGTACGACGGCGGCCGGGTCACCTCGCCCGCCCAGTGGAACCATCTGGGCCTCCAGGACCGCCTCCCGTCCCGCCGCTGGATCACCCGTACCGAGGGCCAACACCCCACCGTCACCCTGGACTTCGCGGACGCCTGGCGCGGCGGCAGCAGCGTCCTGGTCGCCGGGACGCCGGGAGCGCCCGTCACCCTCGACCTGTACGCCACTCGGCTGCCGTTGTCGAGGCGTACGGTCGTCGAACTCACCCACCGCGCCGCCGCGGCGGTCACCGTGGAACTCGCCGTCGCCACCGCGGAACCCGCCGCGCCGGGCCAACCCCAGCCGTACCGGTATCTGCCCGCCGGCACCCTGAAGGCGGGCGCCTGGACCACCACGCGTCTGTCGCTCGCCGCCCTGTCCGGCACGGTGCGGGCGATCGGCGTACGCCTCACCGCCCCCGGCCCGCTGGACTATCGCCTGGGCGCCCTCGCGGTTCATGACGAGCCCCAAGTACCCGCCCGACCAAGGGGGTTGAAGGTAGCCGCTGGGACGGACGGGCTGCGCTTCACCTGGCGTGGCGCCCCCGGACCCGTACGCCACTACGAGCTGCACCGGGTCCTGCCGGACGGCACCCGGCGCTTCCTCGGCGGCACCTGCCAGAACGCGTACTACGTGCCCGGCGCCGTAGCCGAACCGGGGGAGAAGTCGGCACGCTTCGAGGTACGGGCGGTGGGGGAGCTCTACACGGTCTCCGGCCCCGCCCCGGCCGTCCACCCCT